A region of Sphingomonas sp. DNA encodes the following proteins:
- the folP gene encoding dihydropteroate synthase, which yields MTSRIYLRPTGFVDAPFGHDGKVARLAGGLLWFSMVEIVGPGGAELVPVEGIEARLGPAEQAVWANLTGPRAPLTLGERVIRLDQPQAVGILNVTPDSFSDGGAHGDALAAIAAGHEMNSAGAAMIDVGGESTRPGAKPVWEGDEIARIEPVVRALAASGAAVSVDTRKAAVMEAALAAGAGLVNDVSGLSWDPRAMEVVAAAGCPVVLMHHKGDPETMQDDPRYDRPVLLEVYDWLAGRIEAAVAAGIARERIIVDPGFGFGKSVQHNLQLMNGLAMLHGLGCPLMLGASRKRTIGALSNEAPADQRLAGSLALALKGAGQGAQLLRVHDVPETLQALRVWRGLRDTALTPPSA from the coding sequence ATGACTTCTCGCATTTATCTCCGACCCACCGGCTTCGTCGATGCGCCGTTCGGGCATGACGGCAAGGTCGCGCGGCTGGCCGGCGGGCTGCTGTGGTTCTCGATGGTCGAGATCGTCGGTCCCGGCGGCGCCGAACTGGTGCCGGTCGAGGGGATCGAGGCGCGGCTGGGGCCGGCGGAACAGGCGGTGTGGGCCAACCTGACCGGCCCGCGCGCGCCGCTGACGCTCGGTGAGCGGGTGATCCGGCTCGATCAGCCGCAGGCGGTGGGCATCCTCAACGTCACGCCCGACAGCTTTTCGGACGGCGGCGCGCATGGCGATGCGCTGGCGGCGATCGCGGCCGGGCATGAGATGAATTCGGCCGGCGCGGCGATGATCGACGTGGGCGGCGAATCCACCCGGCCGGGCGCTAAGCCGGTCTGGGAAGGCGACGAGATCGCGCGGATCGAGCCGGTGGTGCGGGCGCTCGCCGCATCGGGCGCGGCGGTCTCGGTCGATACGCGCAAGGCGGCGGTGATGGAGGCGGCGCTGGCGGCCGGTGCGGGGCTGGTCAACGACGTGTCGGGGCTGAGCTGGGATCCGCGCGCGATGGAGGTCGTGGCGGCGGCGGGCTGTCCGGTCGTGCTGATGCATCACAAGGGCGATCCCGAGACGATGCAGGACGATCCGCGTTATGACCGGCCGGTTCTCCTCGAAGTCTATGACTGGCTGGCCGGGCGGATCGAGGCGGCGGTCGCGGCGGGGATCGCGCGCGAGCGGATCATCGTCGATCCCGGCTTCGGCTTCGGCAAGAGCGTGCAGCACAATCTCCAGTTGATGAACGGGCTGGCGATGCTGCACGGGCTGGGCTGCCCGCTGATGCTGGGCGCGAGCCGCAAGCGGACGATCGGCGCGCTGTCGAACGAGGCGCCGGCGGACCAAAGGCTGGCCGGATCGCTGGCGCTGGCGCTGAAGGGCGCCGGGCAGGGCGCACAATTGCTGCGCGTCCATGACGTGCCGGAAACGCTGCAGGCGCTGCGCGTCTGGCGGGGCCTGCGCGATACCGCATTGACCCCGCCGTCCGCTTAG
- a CDS encoding L,D-transpeptidase family protein, which yields MKSGLKLSAMIVLLASPTMPGAIQAAVTQQPVPVQVPPPRLDYQPVQPAPILWQRAAVDELIAYAEGIGAEGLDPAAYAPDRLRAALATGDDAAITPAASQLFLRLAADLSGGAVRGNARGEWYMPDTAIDGNRQQLLLAEASQGGVAAVLDSLHPTHPQYAMLKRALAVTPAEETARRELIRANMERWRWMPRALGERHVLVNVPAFTAAIVDNGRVTLRHRTVVGARRTQTPSLSANMTAVTLNPWWTVPQSIIREMGGRFNDSYVVTRTGGTITARQRPGPGNSLGRVKIEMPNEHAIFLHDTPAQALFSRPVRAFSHGCVRTQGIRDFAAELLAASGQWSRAEIDGAIASGRTQQVALDRPIPAYIAYFTAAATNDGNIVTYADIYGRDAAVRRALNSAGPQVARAD from the coding sequence ATGAAGAGTGGGCTCAAGCTTTCGGCGATGATTGTGCTTCTCGCCTCCCCGACCATGCCCGGCGCCATCCAGGCGGCGGTCACCCAGCAACCCGTGCCCGTCCAGGTGCCGCCGCCCCGGCTCGATTATCAGCCGGTTCAGCCCGCGCCGATCCTGTGGCAGCGCGCCGCCGTCGATGAGCTGATCGCCTATGCCGAGGGGATCGGCGCCGAGGGCCTCGATCCCGCCGCCTACGCGCCGGACCGGCTGCGCGCCGCGCTCGCCACCGGCGACGACGCGGCGATCACGCCGGCCGCGAGCCAGCTCTTCCTGCGCCTCGCCGCCGATCTGTCCGGCGGCGCGGTGCGCGGCAATGCGCGCGGCGAATGGTATATGCCGGACACGGCGATCGACGGGAACCGGCAGCAGCTCCTGCTCGCCGAGGCCAGCCAGGGCGGCGTCGCCGCCGTGCTGGACAGCCTCCACCCCACCCATCCGCAATATGCGATGCTGAAGCGCGCGCTGGCCGTAACGCCGGCGGAGGAGACCGCGCGGCGCGAGCTGATCCGCGCCAACATGGAGCGCTGGCGCTGGATGCCGCGCGCGCTCGGCGAGCGCCATGTGCTGGTCAATGTGCCGGCCTTCACCGCCGCGATCGTCGACAATGGCCGTGTCACCCTGCGCCACCGCACCGTGGTCGGCGCGCGCCGCACCCAGACGCCGTCGCTCAGCGCCAACATGACGGCGGTGACGCTCAATCCCTGGTGGACCGTGCCGCAAAGCATCATCCGCGAGATGGGCGGCCGCTTCAACGATTCCTACGTCGTTACGCGCACCGGCGGCACGATCACGGCGCGCCAGCGCCCCGGCCCCGGCAATTCGCTCGGCCGGGTGAAGATCGAGATGCCGAACGAGCACGCCATCTTCCTGCACGACACGCCGGCCCAGGCGCTGTTCAGCCGGCCGGTGCGCGCCTTCAGCCATGGCTGCGTCCGCACCCAGGGCATCCGCGATTTCGCCGCCGAGCTGCTCGCCGCCTCCGGCCAGTGGAGCCGCGCCGAGATCGACGGCGCCATCGCCTCGGGCCGGACGCAACAGGTGGCGCTCGACCGCCCGATCCCCGCCTACATCGCCTATTTCACCGCGGCGGCGACCAATGACGGCAACATCGTCACCTACGCCGATATTTACGGCCGGGACGCCGCGGTGCGCCGCGCCCTGAACAGCGCCGGCCCGCAGGTGGCGCGCGCGGACTGA
- a CDS encoding cation:dicarboxylase symporter family transporter: protein MSPPTRILLALALGIALGIASIATGGGWVDQVVAIAEPLGGLWLSALQMTIVPLVVSLLITGIAASAQAARASKLATRAMILFVALLWLSSIASALLTPLLLELFPLPVAAAGALRDALVTAGPAGAAPGFADFLRSLVPTNPIAAAAQDAILPLIFFTLIFAFAMTTLPAEPREKLTGFFKAIADTMLVVIGWVLWVAPAGVFALAYVVGVRAGGSAFGALLHYVVIVSAVGVVIWLAAWPVAWIGARISPIRFTRAIAPAQAIAISTQSSLACLPAMLRAANRLDVPVAASGVALPMAVAIFRSTGPAMNLAVAIYIAYWFGIELTPGQMAIGVAAAATTTMAAAGIPGQASFITSIAPICLAMGLPIEPLVLLIAVEVLPDIIRTLGNVSMDVAATATAAKRSGFDEEDATSREDRLLEEGA, encoded by the coding sequence ATGTCGCCGCCCACCCGGATTCTCCTCGCTCTGGCCCTGGGCATCGCGCTCGGCATCGCCAGCATCGCAACCGGCGGCGGCTGGGTCGACCAGGTCGTCGCCATCGCCGAGCCTCTGGGCGGTCTCTGGCTGAGCGCGCTGCAGATGACGATCGTGCCGCTCGTCGTCTCGCTGCTGATCACCGGCATCGCCGCCTCGGCCCAGGCGGCGCGGGCGAGCAAGCTGGCGACGCGCGCGATGATCCTGTTCGTCGCCCTGCTCTGGCTGTCCTCGATCGCTTCGGCCCTGCTCACCCCGCTGCTGCTCGAGCTGTTCCCGCTGCCGGTCGCCGCGGCCGGCGCCCTGCGCGATGCGCTGGTTACGGCCGGGCCGGCCGGCGCGGCGCCGGGCTTCGCCGATTTCCTGCGCTCGCTGGTGCCGACCAATCCGATCGCGGCGGCCGCGCAGGACGCGATCCTGCCGCTGATCTTCTTCACCCTGATCTTCGCCTTCGCGATGACCACCCTGCCGGCCGAGCCGCGCGAGAAGCTGACCGGTTTCTTCAAGGCGATCGCCGATACGATGCTGGTCGTGATCGGCTGGGTGCTTTGGGTGGCGCCCGCCGGCGTCTTCGCCCTCGCTTATGTGGTCGGCGTGCGCGCCGGCGGCTCGGCCTTCGGGGCGCTGCTCCATTATGTCGTGATCGTCTCGGCGGTGGGCGTGGTGATCTGGCTCGCCGCCTGGCCGGTGGCCTGGATCGGCGCGCGCATCTCGCCGATCCGCTTCACCCGCGCGATCGCGCCGGCCCAGGCGATCGCGATCAGCACCCAATCCTCGCTCGCCTGCCTGCCCGCCATGCTGCGCGCGGCGAACAGGCTGGACGTACCGGTCGCCGCCTCGGGCGTCGCGCTGCCGATGGCGGTGGCGATCTTCCGCTCCACAGGCCCCGCGATGAACCTCGCGGTGGCGATCTACATCGCCTATTGGTTCGGCATCGAGCTGACGCCGGGGCAGATGGCGATCGGCGTCGCGGCGGCGGCGACCACCACCATGGCCGCCGCCGGCATCCCCGGCCAGGCCAGCTTCATCACCTCGATCGCGCCGATCTGCCTCGCCATGGGTCTCCCGATCGAGCCGCTCGTGCTGCTGATCGCGGTCGAGGTGCTGCCCGACATCATCCGCACATTGGGCAATGTCAGCATGGACGTCGCCGCCACCGCCACCGCCGCCAAGCGCTCCGGCTTCGACGAGGAGGATGCGACGAGCCGGGAGGACCGGCTGCTCGAGGAAGGTGCGTGA
- a CDS encoding DUF4383 domain-containing protein translates to MRRGTRGFAAGLGGLLVAGAVLGFVPFLLWSGADIHPLAADSPHDQLFGLFPVNTADNVVHGLLGLWGLFAARSVRGAILFARAMTGIFAALTLGGFVPAAGDLLPLYGNDIWLHALLAAASAWFGWIHHVSA, encoded by the coding sequence GTGAGGCGGGGCACGCGCGGCTTCGCCGCCGGCCTGGGCGGGCTGCTCGTCGCCGGCGCGGTGCTGGGTTTCGTGCCGTTCCTGCTGTGGAGCGGCGCCGACATCCACCCGCTCGCCGCCGATTCGCCGCACGATCAGCTGTTCGGCCTGTTTCCGGTCAACACGGCGGACAATGTCGTGCACGGCCTGCTCGGCCTGTGGGGCCTTTTCGCCGCCCGTTCGGTGCGCGGCGCGATCCTGTTCGCGCGGGCGATGACCGGGATTTTCGCGGCGCTGACGCTGGGCGGCTTCGTGCCGGCGGCGGGCGATCTGCTGCCGCTCTACGGCAACGACATCTGGCTCCACGCGCTGCTGGCCGCCGCCAGCGCCTGGTTCGGCTGGATTCACCATGTGTCCGCATAG
- a CDS encoding DUF1272 domain-containing protein has protein sequence MLELRPDCERCGADLPPEAQACICTFECTFCVDCAEGPLGGTCPNCGGNFERRPIRPAHLLATYPASTERKGPA, from the coding sequence ATGCTGGAATTGCGGCCGGATTGCGAGCGGTGCGGTGCGGACCTGCCGCCCGAGGCCCAGGCCTGTATCTGCACGTTCGAATGCACATTCTGCGTCGATTGCGCCGAAGGTCCGCTTGGCGGAACCTGCCCCAATTGCGGCGGGAATTTCGAGCGGCGGCCGATCCGGCCCGCGCATCTGCTGGCGACATATCCGGCTTCGACGGAGCGGAAGGGACCGGCATGA
- a CDS encoding ribonuclease HII, which produces MPRPCFKLEKDHPMPLAGVDEAGCAPLAGPVVAAAVILDRARFPRGIDDSKALKASAREAICAKLKAVAVVGVGMASVEEIDAINIFRARMLAMQRAVDALGVDPAMVLVDGNRCPDWGRPSVAIVGGDAKCRSIAAASIVAKVTRDAIMADHARLYPGYGWETNQGYPTPAHQRALRELGPTPLHRRSFAPVRQLVLGL; this is translated from the coding sequence ATGCCCCGGCCCTGCTTCAAGCTGGAGAAGGACCATCCCATGCCGCTCGCGGGGGTGGACGAGGCGGGGTGCGCGCCGCTGGCGGGGCCGGTGGTGGCCGCCGCCGTGATCCTGGACCGGGCGCGCTTTCCCCGGGGCATCGACGATTCCAAGGCGCTGAAGGCATCGGCGCGCGAGGCGATCTGCGCGAAGCTGAAGGCAGTCGCGGTCGTGGGCGTCGGCATGGCGAGCGTCGAGGAGATCGACGCGATCAACATCTTCCGGGCGCGGATGCTGGCGATGCAGCGCGCGGTGGACGCGCTGGGGGTCGATCCGGCGATGGTGCTGGTGGACGGCAATCGCTGCCCGGACTGGGGGCGGCCGAGCGTCGCCATCGTCGGCGGGGATGCGAAATGCCGATCGATCGCCGCCGCCTCGATCGTCGCCAAGGTGACGCGCGATGCGATCATGGCGGATCATGCGCGGCTTTATCCGGGTTACGGCTGGGAGACGAACCAGGGCTATCCGACCCCGGCGCACCAGCGCGCGCTGCGCGAGCTGGGGCCGACCCCGCTCCACCGCCGCAGCTTCGCGCCGGTGCGGCAACTGGTGCTGGGGCTGTAA
- a CDS encoding murein L,D-transpeptidase catalytic domain family protein, with the protein MILSRRQMIEAGAAAGALSLLGGSPLLAATLDLDRRRPDMAIDPAVRPRVMVDPSLDPRIVTRARAAFDRHRSQIVHGDVVGIADFTRFSSEPRFYLLDTNTGAVTRHFVSHGRGSDPSHTGMLQHFSNRIGSEASSDGAYIIGNYYHGRYGRSMRVRGLDPTNDNAEARAIVVHTAWYAEPEVVAQQGRLGRSEGCFAFPHRSLQEVMDRLGPGHFLYADRIA; encoded by the coding sequence ATGATTTTATCGCGTCGGCAGATGATCGAGGCAGGCGCCGCGGCCGGCGCTCTCTCGCTGCTCGGCGGCTCGCCGTTGCTCGCCGCCACGCTCGACCTCGACCGGCGCCGGCCGGACATGGCGATCGACCCCGCCGTCCGCCCGCGCGTGATGGTCGATCCCAGCCTCGATCCGCGCATCGTCACCCGCGCCCGCGCCGCCTTCGACCGCCACCGTTCGCAGATCGTGCACGGCGACGTGGTCGGCATCGCCGATTTCACCCGCTTCTCCAGCGAGCCGCGCTTCTACCTGCTCGACACCAATACCGGCGCCGTCACCCGCCATTTCGTGTCGCACGGGCGCGGCTCCGATCCGTCGCATACCGGCATGCTCCAGCATTTCTCCAACCGGATCGGATCGGAGGCGAGTTCCGACGGCGCCTATATCATCGGCAATTACTATCATGGCCGCTACGGTCGTTCGATGCGGGTGCGCGGGCTCGATCCCACCAACGACAATGCCGAGGCGCGGGCGATCGTCGTCCACACCGCCTGGTATGCCGAGCCCGAAGTGGTCGCCCAGCAGGGCCGGCTCGGCCGCAGCGAAGGCTGCTTCGCCTTTCCGCACCGGAGCCTCCAGGAAGTGATGGACCGGCTCGGTCCTGGCCATTTCCTTTACGCCGACCGCATTGCCTGA
- a CDS encoding site-specific DNA-methyltransferase encodes MGRIETVAKVKRKAAAPAPELPLNTIIQADCVAAMARLPDASVDMIFADPPYNLQLGGDLFRPEGSRVDAVDDDWDKFDTFEAYDRFTRAWLTEARRILKPNGTLWVIGSYHNIFRVGAALQDAGYWILNDIIWRKSNPMPNFRGTRFTNAHETLIWASRSEDSRYTFNYRAMKALNDELQMRSDWVIPICAGGERAKDGAGAKAHPTQKPEALLYRVLLACTNKGDVVLDPFFGTGTTGAVARRLGRDWIGIERESRYIKVARARIDSTLPLDESAMKVMASRASQPKVPFGALIESGLIAPGTMVTDTKRRWSARVLADATIEHDGEQGSIHKIGASVQGAPSCNGWTFWHIEHEGKTVPLDAIRQHYLAALG; translated from the coding sequence ATGGGGCGGATCGAGACGGTCGCGAAGGTGAAACGCAAGGCAGCCGCACCCGCGCCCGAGCTGCCGTTGAACACGATCATCCAGGCCGATTGCGTGGCGGCGATGGCGCGGCTGCCGGACGCATCGGTCGACATGATCTTCGCCGATCCGCCCTACAATCTTCAGCTCGGCGGCGATCTGTTCCGGCCGGAGGGCAGCCGGGTCGATGCGGTGGACGACGATTGGGACAAGTTCGACACGTTCGAGGCCTATGACCGGTTCACCCGCGCCTGGCTCACGGAAGCGCGGCGCATCCTGAAGCCCAACGGCACGCTCTGGGTGATCGGCTCCTACCACAACATCTTCCGCGTCGGCGCGGCGCTCCAGGACGCGGGCTACTGGATTTTGAACGACATCATCTGGCGCAAGTCCAACCCGATGCCGAACTTCCGCGGCACCCGCTTCACCAATGCGCACGAGACCCTGATCTGGGCGAGCCGCAGCGAGGACAGCCGCTACACCTTCAACTATCGCGCGATGAAGGCGCTCAACGACGAGCTGCAGATGCGTTCCGACTGGGTGATCCCGATCTGCGCGGGGGGCGAGCGCGCCAAGGACGGGGCCGGGGCGAAGGCCCATCCGACGCAGAAGCCGGAAGCCCTGCTCTACCGCGTGCTGCTCGCCTGCACGAACAAGGGCGACGTCGTGCTCGATCCCTTTTTCGGCACCGGCACGACGGGCGCGGTCGCGCGACGGCTGGGGCGCGACTGGATCGGGATCGAGCGGGAGAGCCGGTACATCAAGGTGGCGCGGGCGCGGATCGATTCCACCTTGCCGCTCGACGAGAGCGCGATGAAGGTGATGGCCTCGCGCGCCAGCCAGCCCAAGGTGCCGTTCGGCGCGCTGATCGAAAGCGGCCTGATCGCGCCGGGCACGATGGTGACGGACACCAAGCGGCGCTGGAGCGCGCGGGTGCTGGCCGATGCGACGATCGAACATGACGGGGAGCAGGGTTCGATCCACAAGATCGGCGCGAGCGTGCAGGGCGCGCCGAGCTGCAACGGCTGGACCTTCTGGCACATCGAGCATGAGGGCAAGACGGTGCCGCTCGACGCGATCCGGCAGCACTATCTGGCGGCGCTCGGTTAG
- a CDS encoding phosphoglucosamine mutase encodes MTRNYFGTDGIRGRTNEMPMTAEMALKVGQAAGAHFLRGDHRHRVVIGKDTRLSGYMMETALVAGFTSVGMDVVMVGPVPTPAVAMLTQSMRADLGVMISASHNKFVDNGIKLFGPDGYKLSDADEAAIEALLETPPLLAPAEAIGRAKRIEDARGRYIHAAKLTFPSHLRLDGLKVVIDCAHGAAYQVAPSALWELGAEVTAIGVAPNGVNINHECGSTDLALLRRTVTESGADIGLALDGDADRLIVIDEKGAAVDGDQLMALIGASWHRRGALKGGGVVATVMSNLGLERYLAGQGLKLERTKVGDRYVLERMRAGGFNVGGEQSGHIILADHGTTGDGLVAGLQVLAELIQAGRPASAVLNLFEPLPQLLKNVRFAGGAPLETTGVKAAIAEGEARLDGRGRLVIRKSGTEPLIRVMAEGDDEALVAEVVDTICAAVSAA; translated from the coding sequence ATGACGCGAAACTATTTCGGCACGGACGGGATCCGCGGCCGCACCAACGAAATGCCGATGACCGCCGAGATGGCGCTGAAGGTCGGCCAGGCGGCGGGTGCCCATTTCCTGCGCGGCGATCATCGCCACCGGGTCGTGATCGGCAAGGACACGCGCCTCAGCGGCTACATGATGGAGACCGCCCTCGTCGCCGGCTTCACCAGCGTCGGCATGGACGTGGTGATGGTGGGTCCGGTGCCGACGCCGGCGGTCGCGATGCTGACCCAATCGATGCGCGCCGATCTCGGCGTGATGATCTCGGCCAGCCACAACAAGTTCGTCGACAACGGCATCAAGCTGTTCGGCCCGGACGGCTACAAATTGTCCGACGCGGACGAGGCGGCGATCGAGGCGCTGCTGGAGACGCCGCCCTTGCTGGCGCCGGCCGAGGCGATCGGCCGCGCCAAGCGGATCGAGGATGCGCGCGGGCGCTACATCCACGCCGCCAAGCTGACCTTCCCCTCCCATTTGCGGCTCGACGGGCTGAAGGTCGTGATCGATTGCGCGCACGGCGCCGCCTATCAGGTCGCGCCCTCGGCGCTGTGGGAGCTGGGCGCGGAGGTGACGGCGATCGGCGTCGCGCCCAACGGCGTGAACATCAATCACGAATGCGGATCGACCGATCTGGCGCTGCTGCGCCGGACGGTGACCGAAAGCGGCGCCGATATCGGCCTGGCGCTGGACGGCGACGCGGACCGGCTGATCGTGATCGACGAGAAGGGCGCGGCGGTGGACGGCGACCAGCTGATGGCGCTGATCGGGGCGTCCTGGCACCGGCGCGGGGCGCTGAAGGGCGGCGGCGTGGTCGCGACCGTGATGTCCAATCTCGGGCTGGAACGATATCTGGCCGGGCAGGGCCTGAAGCTGGAGCGCACCAAGGTCGGCGACCGCTATGTGCTGGAGCGGATGCGCGCGGGCGGGTTCAATGTCGGCGGCGAGCAATCCGGGCACATCATCCTCGCCGATCACGGCACGACCGGCGACGGGCTGGTCGCAGGCCTCCAGGTGCTGGCCGAGCTGATCCAGGCGGGGCGGCCGGCGAGCGCGGTGCTGAACCTGTTCGAGCCGCTGCCGCAGCTTCTGAAGAATGTCCGCTTCGCCGGCGGGGCGCCGCTGGAGACGACCGGAGTGAAGGCGGCGATCGCGGAGGGCGAGGCGCGGCTCGACGGGCGCGGCCGGCTGGTGATCCGCAAATCCGGCACCGAGCCCTTGATCCGGGTGATGGCCGAGGGCGACGACGAGGCGCTGGTCGCCGAAGTGGTCGATACGATCTGCGCGGCGGTGAGCGCGGCCTGA
- the msrA gene encoding peptide-methionine (S)-S-oxide reductase MsrA, translating into MASEQATLAGGCFWCTEAVFKDVVGVEAVESGYIGGHVPNPTYKQVCGGDTGHAEAIRLTYDSGQVSYDDLLDMFFATHDPTQLNRQGNDVGTQYRSAIFPHSPEQEAAAKEAIARAQPDWPAPIVTTIEPLAGWYPAEDYHQDYWEGEGQRNPYCLAVIPPKLRKLRKSFAERLKTQPA; encoded by the coding sequence ATGGCAAGCGAACAGGCCACGCTGGCGGGCGGCTGCTTCTGGTGCACCGAGGCGGTGTTCAAGGACGTGGTGGGCGTCGAGGCTGTCGAAAGCGGCTATATCGGCGGCCATGTCCCGAACCCGACCTACAAGCAGGTGTGCGGCGGCGACACCGGCCATGCCGAGGCGATCCGGCTGACCTACGATTCCGGTCAGGTCAGCTATGACGACCTGCTCGACATGTTTTTCGCCACTCACGATCCGACCCAGCTCAATCGGCAGGGCAACGATGTCGGCACCCAATATCGCTCCGCCATCTTCCCCCATTCACCCGAGCAGGAGGCCGCGGCCAAGGAGGCGATCGCCCGCGCCCAGCCGGACTGGCCCGCGCCGATCGTGACGACCATCGAACCGCTCGCCGGCTGGTATCCGGCGGAGGACTATCACCAGGATTATTGGGAGGGCGAAGGCCAGCGCAATCCCTATTGCCTCGCCGTCATCCCCCCCAAGCTCCGGAAGCTCCGCAAGAGCTTCGCCGAACGGCTGAAGACGCAGCCCGCCTGA
- the thiD gene encoding bifunctional hydroxymethylpyrimidine kinase/phosphomethylpyrimidine kinase: protein MTPPRVLIIAGSDSGGGAGIQADIKAVTMLGGFAMTAITALTAQNTLGVEDVFPVPEDFLLKQVKAVDGDLGIDVVKIGMLATPELARTVGGLLKSRFARTPVVLDPVMVATSGDALNDIGTIDALREIAPHATVITPNIPELGALVGTSVTDEAGMRAAALTLSRQSGRAVLAKGGHLPGDELADLLAHPDGRVTRWSDSRIDTKHTHGTGCTLASALAAGLGAGLSLDDAVARARVYVRAAILAAPGFGRGNGPMGHALGVVPFDAIRG, encoded by the coding sequence ATGACGCCGCCGCGCGTGCTGATCATCGCCGGCTCCGACAGCGGCGGCGGGGCGGGCATCCAGGCGGACATCAAGGCCGTCACGATGCTTGGCGGCTTCGCGATGACCGCGATCACCGCGCTCACCGCGCAGAACACCTTGGGCGTCGAGGATGTCTTTCCGGTGCCGGAGGATTTCCTGCTGAAGCAGGTCAAGGCGGTGGACGGCGATCTCGGCATCGACGTTGTGAAGATCGGGATGCTGGCCACGCCGGAGCTGGCGCGCACGGTGGGCGGCCTGCTGAAATCGCGCTTCGCGAGAACGCCCGTTGTGCTTGACCCGGTAATGGTGGCGACGAGCGGCGACGCGCTCAACGACATCGGCACGATCGACGCGCTGCGCGAGATCGCACCGCATGCGACCGTCATTACGCCCAATATCCCCGAGCTTGGGGCGCTGGTCGGGACCAGCGTGACGGACGAAGCGGGCATGCGGGCCGCTGCGTTGACGCTTTCCCGCCAGAGCGGCCGCGCCGTGCTGGCCAAGGGGGGGCATTTGCCGGGCGACGAACTGGCCGATCTGCTTGCCCATCCGGACGGACGGGTGACGCGCTGGTCGGACAGCCGGATCGACACGAAGCATACGCACGGGACGGGCTGCACGCTGGCGAGCGCGCTGGCGGCGGGACTTGGCGCCGGGCTTTCGCTCGACGATGCCGTGGCGCGCGCCCGGGTCTATGTCCGCGCCGCGATCCTGGCCGCGCCGGGCTTCGGCCGGGGCAACGGCCCGATGGGACATGCGCTCGGCGTCGTGCCGTTCGACGCGATCAGGGGCTGA
- a CDS encoding response regulator transcription factor, translating into MVPAHDQQAAQSYYVYVVDDDRDVRRSLSFMLGTSDTRSHPFGSGADFLDALPDLIPGCVLLDLKMPRMDGFQVMAELGRRNVDWPVIVMTGYGEVPTAVRAMKQGAVDFIEKPFSEEALLGCLSTAFALLDERETASRRRRAARERVDQLTARETEVLEGLLAGESNKQLAERLGISLRTVEMHRGNMMDRLAVANLAEALTLALEAGMTAATPDRVA; encoded by the coding sequence ATGGTCCCGGCGCACGATCAGCAGGCCGCGCAGTCTTATTATGTCTATGTCGTGGACGACGACCGCGACGTGCGGCGTTCATTGAGCTTCATGCTCGGCACGTCGGACACGCGTTCCCACCCGTTCGGCTCCGGCGCCGATTTCCTCGACGCCCTGCCCGATCTCATTCCCGGCTGCGTCCTGCTCGATCTCAAGATGCCGCGCATGGACGGCTTCCAGGTGATGGCAGAGCTCGGCCGTCGCAATGTCGATTGGCCGGTGATCGTGATGACCGGCTATGGCGAGGTGCCGACCGCGGTACGCGCGATGAAGCAGGGTGCGGTCGATTTCATCGAGAAGCCCTTTTCGGAAGAAGCGCTGCTCGGTTGCCTGTCCACCGCCTTCGCCCTGCTCGACGAGCGCGAGACCGCGAGCCGCCGTCGCCGTGCCGCACGCGAGCGGGTAGATCAGCTCACGGCGCGCGAGACGGAGGTGCTGGAGGGGCTGCTCGCCGGCGAGTCGAACAAGCAGCTCGCCGAACGCCTCGGGATCAGCCTGCGCACGGTGGAGATGCACCGGGGCAATATGATGGACCGGCTCGCCGTCGCCAATCTCGCCGAGGCGCTGACCCTGGCGCTGGAGGCCGGAATGACCGCGGCGACGCCGGACCGGGTCGCCTGA